One Acidobacteriota bacterium genomic window carries:
- a CDS encoding DmsE family decaheme c-type cytochrome has product MENAEPKTAKILKRVITLLALVTVLFFIFTPANNASAEVSSINSSTDTEVNTPTVSPEDSACASCHEQIAQGFVKTVHGKAKKHAALVKTGNASSEAAVSCQSCHGDGTEHIANGGDATKIKNPAKLNAAEASKNCSQCHSQNNEHAVWRGSKHEAAGLSCLSCHSAHHSPVAKFSESKLFASAEAETKLLKKNSQAETCFQCHTELRKAQFQRSTHLFRNENLEHKITCSTCHEPHGSIGEKMMRTATANETCYQCHTEKRGPFLFEHSPVRENCGSCHKAHGSNNAALLAAKTPMLCQQCHIQGRHQTVAGVSNSVFTSGRGCVQCHPQVHGSNHPSGINLQR; this is encoded by the coding sequence ATGGAAAATGCCGAACCTAAAACCGCTAAGATTTTAAAACGTGTGATTACCCTCTTAGCCTTAGTGACCGTACTTTTCTTCATTTTCACACCCGCCAACAACGCCTCTGCAGAAGTTAGTTCTATCAACTCATCAACTGATACAGAGGTCAATACACCCACGGTTTCACCCGAAGACAGCGCCTGTGCAAGTTGTCATGAACAGATTGCTCAAGGCTTTGTTAAAACGGTTCACGGCAAGGCTAAAAAACATGCCGCCCTGGTGAAAACCGGTAACGCTTCATCAGAAGCTGCCGTCAGTTGCCAGTCCTGTCACGGGGACGGCACCGAACACATAGCCAATGGTGGAGATGCGACGAAGATTAAAAATCCGGCAAAGCTGAATGCCGCCGAAGCCAGTAAAAATTGTTCGCAGTGTCACTCACAAAACAACGAACACGCGGTCTGGCGCGGCAGCAAACACGAAGCCGCCGGGCTTTCCTGTTTGAGCTGCCATAGCGCGCACCATTCGCCGGTTGCGAAATTCAGCGAATCCAAACTCTTTGCTTCAGCGGAAGCCGAAACCAAATTGCTCAAGAAAAATTCCCAAGCCGAGACCTGTTTTCAATGCCACACGGAACTTCGCAAAGCGCAATTTCAACGTTCGACACATCTTTTCCGCAATGAAAATCTGGAACACAAAATCACCTGTTCCACCTGTCATGAGCCGCACGGGTCGATTGGCGAAAAGATGATGCGAACCGCGACCGCTAACGAAACCTGTTATCAATGTCATACCGAAAAACGTGGCCCGTTTCTATTCGAGCATTCGCCGGTGCGGGAAAATTGTGGCAGTTGCCACAAAGCCCACGGGTCGAATAACGCTGCCTTGCTGGCTGCAAAAACGCCAATGCTATGTCAGCAATGCCACATTCAAGGGCGGCATCAAACGGTTGCCGGGGTGTCCAACTCGGTATTTACCTCCGGGAGAGGATGCGTTCAGTGCCATCCGCAAGTGCATGGCTCGAATCATCCATCAGGCATTAACCTGCAACGCTAA
- a CDS encoding VIT domain-containing protein encodes MMKYKICTVCLMLLTIPLLAFSAAAQTQKDKTLSPYFFVQGDPAVDHLPLKETRVDINVSGIIADVTVRQTYRNEGTRPINARYVFPASTRAAVYAMRMQIGNQVIVARIKEREKARKEFDEAKQAGKSASLLEQDRPNVFSMNLANLNPNEQVDIELRYTELLAPTDGVYEVVFPTVVGPRYSSQPESTATAQDQWIKNPYLRQGNKPTSTLHISAKISAGVPIHDLACTSHKIAAEWQSPSVAQLILNEADALQGNRDFILRYRLAGEQITSGLLLYQGKDENFFLYMAEPPARINNADIPTREYIFVVDVSGSMEGFPLNTAKQLLRDLIGQLRPTDMFNIVLFAGDATVLSAKSLPADQQNLANALRLLDEQRGSGGTELLPAMQNAMNIPQPEGVSRSIVLVTDGYISGEKGVFDYIRANLNQANVFSFGIGTSVNRYLIEGVAKAGMGEAFVVTQPDEAPAIAAKFREYIQNPVLTDIQVRAQGFDIYDVQPTSFPDLFANRPVILFGKWRGSISGTFELTGKNGQGDYTSRLYITGMLPDGANSALRYLWARSRIAELSDYGSGDIDTDRVASITALGLKYNLLTQYTSFIAVREIVTNPDGSAKDVEQPLPLPLGVTDLAIGDGIETGDEPELIWLIATISLITLIMIYRGRRRLV; translated from the coding sequence ATGATGAAATACAAAATTTGCACCGTCTGTTTGATGTTGCTCACCATTCCCTTACTCGCTTTTTCTGCCGCTGCGCAGACCCAGAAAGATAAAACCCTCTCCCCCTATTTCTTTGTGCAGGGCGACCCTGCCGTCGATCACTTGCCGCTTAAAGAGACCCGCGTTGATATAAACGTTTCCGGCATCATCGCCGATGTGACGGTCAGACAAACCTATCGCAATGAAGGGACGCGACCGATCAATGCCCGATATGTTTTCCCTGCCTCCACACGCGCAGCGGTTTACGCGATGCGCATGCAAATCGGCAATCAGGTCATCGTCGCCAGAATCAAAGAACGCGAAAAAGCCAGAAAAGAATTTGACGAAGCCAAACAGGCAGGTAAGAGCGCATCGCTACTTGAGCAAGATAGACCCAATGTATTTTCCATGAATCTTGCCAACCTCAACCCCAATGAACAGGTTGACATTGAACTGCGCTACACGGAACTTCTGGCGCCGACCGATGGTGTCTATGAAGTGGTTTTCCCTACGGTTGTGGGCCCGCGTTATTCTTCGCAACCGGAATCGACGGCAACCGCTCAAGACCAATGGATTAAAAATCCCTATCTGCGTCAAGGCAATAAACCGACAAGCACACTCCATATTTCAGCCAAAATTTCCGCCGGGGTTCCGATTCATGATTTAGCCTGCACCTCACACAAAATTGCTGCCGAGTGGCAAAGTCCGAGTGTCGCGCAGTTGATCTTAAATGAAGCGGATGCCTTGCAAGGGAATCGTGATTTTATCCTGCGCTATCGTCTGGCGGGCGAGCAAATCACTTCGGGCTTGCTGCTCTATCAGGGCAAGGATGAAAACTTTTTCTTGTATATGGCTGAACCACCCGCGCGCATTAACAACGCCGACATTCCGACTCGCGAATATATTTTTGTGGTTGACGTTTCCGGTTCAATGGAAGGTTTCCCGTTGAATACCGCCAAGCAACTGTTGCGTGATTTAATCGGACAACTCCGACCCACGGATATGTTCAACATCGTGTTGTTTGCAGGCGATGCGACGGTGCTTTCTGCGAAATCGCTTCCCGCAGACCAACAAAATCTCGCGAATGCTCTGCGCTTGCTTGACGAACAACGCGGCAGCGGTGGCACTGAACTCCTTCCGGCAATGCAAAACGCCATGAACATCCCGCAACCGGAAGGCGTGTCACGCAGCATCGTGCTCGTCACCGATGGCTATATTTCCGGCGAAAAAGGGGTATTTGATTACATCCGCGCAAATTTGAATCAAGCCAACGTGTTTTCCTTTGGCATCGGCACATCGGTGAATCGTTACCTCATCGAAGGCGTTGCCAAAGCCGGAATGGGTGAAGCGTTCGTGGTCACGCAGCCGGACGAAGCGCCGGCGATTGCCGCGAAATTCCGCGAGTATATTCAAAATCCCGTGCTCACAGACATTCAGGTGCGCGCGCAGGGTTTCGACATTTATGATGTTCAACCAACTTCATTCCCTGACCTGTTTGCCAATCGTCCGGTAATCCTGTTTGGCAAATGGCGGGGTTCAATTAGCGGCACGTTTGAACTCACAGGGAAAAACGGACAGGGAGATTACACATCTCGCCTCTACATCACAGGCATGTTACCCGATGGAGCCAACAGCGCCTTGCGTTATCTGTGGGCGCGTTCGCGCATTGCCGAACTTTCCGATTACGGCTCAGGCGACATCGACACAGACCGCGTTGCCAGCATCACGGCTCTGGGCTTGAAATACAATCTGCTTACGCAATACACCTCATTCATTGCGGTTCGCGAAATCGTCACCAATCCCGATGGTTCTGCAAAAGATGTTGAGCAACCGTTGCCGCTGCCGCTTGGCGTCACCGATTTGGCAATCGGCGATGGCATCGAAACCGGCGATGAACCGGAACTCATCTGGTTGATAGCGACCATTTCACTCATCACCCTGATTATGATTTATCGCGGACGGCGGCGTTTGGTATGA
- a CDS encoding serine hydrolase — translation MRKFLLIYLLLVLALTPALARQQARNLAKKTETSAKRLPRSTPERQGIASSAILAFIEAADKEIDALHSFMMVRHGYVVAEAWWHPYDAKTPHMLYSLSKSFTSTAIGLAIAEGKLSVDDEVLKFFPEDAPAEPANNLRAMRVRDLLRMATGHQSEPQLFQGTGTWAKKFFAHPVPFKPGTHFLYNSPATYMLSAIVQKVTGMTVRDYLMPRLFEPLGIENPQWVADPQGIIVGAYGLRIRTEDIASFGQLYLQKGKWNGRQLIPAAWVEEATARQTANGSSPKSDWDQGYGYQFWRSRHNTYRGDGAFGQYCFVIPELDAVIAITSGVRDMQQVMNLVWDKLLPAMKAERLPENVTAHRQLQTRLAGLSMRLAVGQPTAPIAAKVSGRWYEFGENERGIQALALDFSSASPTLQVRTRAGETRLPIGIGSWAKSRGSFANGLERVLSVPENPLIAASGGWTGDNLFTVKLALYETPFYSTMKFRFDGEQLVIDGEHNVAFGTTKVPQLVGQSASTQ, via the coding sequence ATGCGAAAATTCCTGCTCATTTATTTGCTTCTTGTACTCGCTCTCACGCCGGCGCTTGCTCGTCAGCAAGCGCGCAACTTGGCAAAAAAGACAGAGACTTCGGCAAAGCGACTGCCGCGCAGCACGCCTGAACGACAAGGCATCGCCTCATCCGCGATTCTTGCCTTCATCGAAGCTGCCGACAAAGAGATTGATGCCCTGCACAGTTTTATGATGGTGCGTCATGGTTATGTAGTCGCTGAAGCGTGGTGGCATCCTTATGATGCGAAGACTCCGCATATGCTTTATTCACTGAGCAAAAGTTTCACCTCGACGGCAATCGGGTTGGCGATTGCCGAAGGCAAACTGAGCGTTGATGACGAGGTGCTGAAATTCTTCCCGGAAGATGCTCCGGCGGAGCCTGCAAATAATCTGCGCGCCATGCGGGTGCGCGATTTGCTACGCATGGCAACCGGGCATCAAAGCGAACCACAACTTTTTCAAGGGACGGGGACGTGGGCGAAAAAATTTTTTGCGCATCCTGTGCCGTTCAAACCGGGAACGCATTTTTTGTACAACTCGCCCGCAACCTACATGCTTTCGGCTATCGTGCAGAAGGTCACAGGGATGACCGTGCGCGATTACCTGATGCCGAGATTATTTGAGCCATTGGGAATTGAAAATCCCCAATGGGTAGCAGACCCACAGGGCATCATCGTGGGCGCTTATGGGTTGCGCATTCGCACCGAAGATATTGCCAGCTTCGGGCAGTTGTATTTGCAGAAAGGCAAGTGGAACGGGCGACAACTCATTCCTGCCGCATGGGTTGAAGAAGCAACCGCCAGGCAGACCGCCAACGGTTCTTCGCCGAAAAGCGATTGGGATCAGGGTTACGGCTATCAGTTCTGGCGTTCGCGGCACAACACCTACAGAGGCGACGGCGCGTTCGGGCAATATTGTTTTGTCATTCCTGAACTGGATGCGGTGATTGCAATTACCAGCGGGGTGCGCGATATGCAACAGGTCATGAATCTGGTCTGGGATAAATTGTTGCCGGCGATGAAAGCCGAGCGTTTGCCGGAAAATGTTACAGCCCACAGGCAATTGCAAACGAGGCTCGCGGGTTTAAGCATGCGGCTTGCAGTTGGACAACCGACTGCGCCGATTGCCGCGAAAGTATCGGGAAGATGGTATGAATTTGGTGAAAACGAACGCGGCATTCAAGCGTTGGCGCTTGATTTCAGTTCCGCTTCGCCAACGCTACAGGTGCGCACACGCGCAGGAGAAACGCGCCTGCCAATCGGCATTGGTTCCTGGGCAAAAAGTCGCGGCAGTTTTGCCAACGGCCTCGAACGGGTTTTAAGCGTGCCAGAAAATCCATTGATTGCCGCAAGCGGGGGTTGGACAGGTGATAATCTCTTTACGGTTAAACTGGCGCTCTATGAGACGCCATTTTATTCAACCATGAAATTCCGCTTTGACGGTGAACAACTGGTGATTGATGGCGAACATAATGTGGCGTTCGGCACAACGAAAGTCCCACAGTTGGTTGGTCAATCAGCTTCAACTCAATGA
- a CDS encoding MtrB/PioB family decaheme-associated outer membrane protein, with the protein MNTRIVFQPKSVLCSLLWFLLVCPLMTFGQQNADASANKKLIANDKTATKTTALPQADTPRPFKLIFEFGGQITSVDGSRPSKFEEYRKVREGAYVRKFSLSANPDASPLFFRFTGREPSERDQRYRLDLGRYGTFRTTFDYTGIPHLYARGARSPFSSSEGGVLTIPDNVQTAFQNATNDQLPALVRNYVSSLPLSTLRVQRHTTDFRQTVNVTENWKLRFNWWNQKKTGTSPLGTGSYERVGTPTGDTFRALSIELPAPVDYLTNQFTFGTSYTRAKWAINADYTFSKFENRIPSLTFDNPFRITDKQATGSGGVFDRMAFARGIFALAPSNEAKTFMISGFIELPHDSRWASALGWSQWEQNEDFLPYTLNSAIVASGLPAGTSVTDVAALPRRSLEGEVDTFSQDHLFTTRVTKSWMFNLHYRMYDYDNVTHHIKFPGYVAFGESFWRTNINTKPIENEPVSFTHQMASAESVWRIADPLDWKFEYKLDVWDRENRQVERSNEHTISTLFSYKPTNRFTGRLSYAYSDRSPLKYNPGILEFNRLRMFDQSKRLRHNASLQWQYHINPQLGLSGTFGYLSDDYDQNFFGLTKYIQAFGSIDLLCNVNDATTFYFNYGRDRYSYSLNQIAKTAVPFDLANRWNRDERDLLDTLGLGVTTYLAKEKLFLDVHYGYSFGRTRLTTVNPNTPSAINVLNAAAYPFPDVKTRLNEFNSDISYQLTPNFAIGTRYIYEPYHLEDYAWDNQQPYQFGQLPATQDGRRFLLLDSRYTGYDAHVWGAYVRFSW; encoded by the coding sequence ATGAATACAAGAATCGTTTTCCAACCCAAGTCTGTTCTTTGTTCTTTGCTTTGGTTCCTTCTGGTTTGTCCGTTGATGACCTTTGGACAACAAAATGCTGATGCATCAGCCAACAAGAAACTCATTGCAAATGACAAGACCGCAACTAAAACCACGGCGCTTCCGCAAGCGGACACGCCGCGTCCATTCAAACTGATTTTTGAATTCGGCGGACAGATCACCAGCGTTGATGGCAGCCGCCCATCGAAATTTGAAGAATATCGCAAAGTGCGAGAGGGCGCTTATGTGCGGAAGTTTTCGCTTTCAGCAAATCCCGACGCCTCACCGCTGTTTTTCCGCTTTACGGGTCGCGAACCGAGCGAACGCGACCAGCGTTACCGCCTCGACCTCGGCAGATACGGAACCTTCAGAACCACTTTTGATTACACAGGCATTCCGCATCTGTATGCTCGCGGCGCGCGTTCACCCTTCAGTTCAAGCGAGGGCGGCGTGCTTACGATACCGGACAATGTGCAGACGGCTTTTCAAAATGCTACGAATGACCAACTGCCTGCGCTTGTCCGGAATTATGTCAGCAGCCTGCCACTTTCTACGCTCAGGGTGCAGCGCCACACCACTGATTTTCGCCAGACGGTAAATGTTACCGAAAACTGGAAATTGCGATTCAACTGGTGGAATCAGAAAAAAACCGGCACCAGTCCACTCGGCACCGGCAGTTATGAACGTGTCGGAACCCCGACCGGCGATACCTTCCGGGCACTCTCTATAGAATTGCCTGCGCCGGTTGATTATCTGACCAACCAGTTCACTTTCGGAACCAGCTATACGAGAGCCAAATGGGCAATCAATGCCGATTACACCTTCTCGAAATTTGAGAATCGCATTCCTTCATTGACCTTCGACAATCCCTTCCGCATTACCGATAAGCAAGCCACCGGCAGCGGCGGGGTATTTGACCGCATGGCATTTGCGCGCGGCATCTTTGCTCTCGCGCCAAGCAATGAAGCGAAAACTTTCATGATTTCAGGCTTCATCGAATTGCCGCACGATTCGCGTTGGGCAAGCGCGCTCGGTTGGAGCCAGTGGGAACAGAATGAAGATTTTCTCCCCTATACCTTGAACTCGGCAATCGTTGCTTCGGGTTTGCCTGCGGGCACGAGTGTGACGGATGTGGCGGCATTACCGCGTCGCAGTCTCGAAGGTGAAGTTGATACCTTCTCTCAAGACCATTTGTTTACCACCAGGGTGACGAAGAGTTGGATGTTCAATCTTCATTATCGAATGTATGACTATGACAATGTCACGCATCACATTAAATTTCCCGGTTATGTGGCTTTCGGGGAATCTTTCTGGCGTACCAATATCAACACCAAGCCAATTGAAAATGAACCGGTCTCGTTCACGCATCAAATGGCGAGCGCCGAATCGGTCTGGCGCATTGCCGATCCGTTGGATTGGAAATTTGAATACAAGCTTGATGTCTGGGACAGGGAAAATCGCCAGGTTGAAAGAAGCAATGAACACACCATCAGCACCTTGTTTTCTTACAAACCGACCAACCGCTTTACCGGAAGATTGAGTTACGCCTATTCCGATAGAAGCCCGCTCAAATACAATCCCGGCATTTTGGAGTTTAATCGTTTACGAATGTTCGATCAGTCGAAACGCCTGCGCCACAATGCCAGTTTGCAGTGGCAATATCACATCAATCCGCAACTCGGTTTATCGGGAACCTTCGGGTATTTGAGCGATGACTATGATCAAAACTTCTTCGGCTTGACGAAATATATTCAAGCTTTCGGAAGCATCGATTTGCTCTGCAATGTGAACGACGCAACGACCTTTTATTTCAACTATGGTCGTGACCGTTACAGCTATTCATTGAATCAGATTGCCAAGACCGCAGTGCCGTTTGATCTTGCGAATCGTTGGAATCGGGATGAACGCGACCTGCTCGATACTCTGGGACTCGGCGTCACTACGTATCTGGCAAAAGAGAAACTGTTTCTCGATGTGCATTATGGCTATTCATTTGGCAGAACGCGATTGACGACAGTCAATCCCAACACCCCATCAGCCATCAATGTGCTGAATGCGGCGGCTTATCCGTTCCCTGATGTCAAGACGCGCCTCAATGAGTTCAATTCGGACATTAGTTACCAACTGACGCCGAATTTCGCTATCGGCACGCGTTACATTTATGAACCCTATCATCTTGAAGATTATGCCTGGGATAATCAGCAGCCTTATCAGTTCGGTCAGTTACCTGCGACTCAGGATGGCAGACGGTTCCTGTTACTCGATTCCCGCTACACCGGCTATGACGCTCATGTGTGGGGAGCCTATGTGCGGTTCTCCTGGTAA
- the xrtK gene encoding exosortase K, whose translation MNKKLHWTRIAQWAVVLLVAFTLKLFYSKASANELQWILAPTTSLVELTSGTRFEFESYTGYVSQDRRFVIAPACAGVNFLIAAFLMLSTRKLLKARQPAALQARQPAAAWKFLPAAALIAYLVTLIANTARIAIALHLEQLSDVSGLSANQLHRIEGITVYFVFLFLLFIVNEKISAGKFSGGWRRFCYPILAYYTIVFLIPLINGGYNRGAAFWEYSLLVLVIPLLVILPLIIFYGLGKRVEVDANSNVQV comes from the coding sequence ATGAACAAGAAATTGCATTGGACACGCATTGCGCAATGGGCAGTCGTTCTGCTTGTTGCTTTCACCCTCAAACTGTTTTACTCAAAGGCGAGCGCCAACGAGTTGCAATGGATACTCGCGCCGACGACTTCGCTGGTTGAACTCACCAGCGGCACCCGGTTTGAGTTTGAATCCTACACCGGCTATGTCAGCCAGGATCGCCGTTTCGTCATTGCTCCAGCCTGCGCAGGGGTGAATTTCTTAATCGCCGCTTTCCTGATGCTCTCGACGAGAAAGTTATTAAAAGCGCGCCAGCCCGCCGCATTGCAAGCGCGCCAGCCCGCCGCTGCCTGGAAATTCCTTCCGGCAGCGGCGCTCATCGCTTATCTGGTCACGCTCATTGCCAATACGGCGCGCATTGCGATTGCTTTGCATCTGGAGCAACTGTCGGATGTGAGCGGTCTGAGCGCCAATCAACTGCACCGCATCGAAGGCATCACCGTCTACTTTGTTTTTTTATTTTTACTCTTTATCGTGAACGAAAAAATCAGTGCGGGAAAATTTTCAGGTGGCTGGCGTCGCTTCTGCTATCCGATTCTGGCGTACTATACAATCGTGTTCCTGATTCCGCTCATCAATGGCGGATACAACAGGGGCGCGGCTTTCTGGGAATATTCACTTCTGGTTTTAGTGATTCCCTTACTGGTGATTTTGCCGCTGATAATTTTCTATGGGCTTGGGAAGCGCGTCGAGGTCGATGCAAATTCTAATGTCCAGGTGTAA
- a CDS encoding Gfo/Idh/MocA family oxidoreductase — MNRRQFLQTSAAGFLLARQLYGEEFQDRKLRVGLIGSGWYGKLDLFRLIQVAPVEVVSICDVDKRMLGEAASMIAERQASKKTPRTYSDYRALLREKDLDIVLLATPDHWHALPMIAAVEAGADVYLQKPISVDVIEGQAMVAAANKYKRVVQVGTQRRSTPHLIEARDRILREGKLGKIGLVEIYCYYHMRSTENPPDSAPPDYLDYEMWTGPAPMRPYNRLVHPRGWRVFNEYCNGILGDMCIHMLDTVRWMMGLGWPKRISSSGGILVDKSSKANIPDTQTATFEFDDLRVIWQHRSWGHPNDPKYPWGATLYGDKGTLKASVYGYDFIPIGQGQPIHRDVAYELEQYPEDKTEKDLEQHVAPAIRGHMKDFLRAIEKRSKPVASIEEGHISTASCILANISFDLGRTLNWDAQKQRVIGDEEANKRLARKYRAPWIHPEPMKYKA; from the coding sequence ATGAATCGCAGACAATTTTTACAAACCAGCGCCGCCGGATTTTTATTAGCCCGCCAACTCTACGGCGAAGAATTTCAAGACCGCAAACTGCGCGTCGGACTGATCGGCAGCGGTTGGTATGGCAAATTAGACCTCTTTCGCTTGATTCAAGTCGCGCCGGTCGAAGTCGTATCCATTTGTGATGTCGATAAACGCATGCTTGGCGAGGCTGCCTCAATGATTGCCGAACGACAGGCATCAAAGAAAACGCCGCGAACTTATAGCGATTATCGCGCCCTGCTTCGCGAAAAAGATTTGGACATTGTGCTCCTAGCCACGCCCGACCACTGGCACGCGCTGCCGATGATTGCCGCGGTCGAAGCGGGCGCCGATGTCTACCTGCAAAAGCCCATCAGCGTTGATGTCATCGAAGGGCAGGCGATGGTGGCGGCGGCGAATAAATATAAACGCGTCGTGCAGGTCGGCACCCAGCGCCGCAGCACGCCGCATTTAATCGAAGCCCGCGACCGCATTCTGCGCGAAGGCAAACTGGGCAAAATCGGCTTGGTGGAAATTTATTGCTATTACCATATGCGTTCGACCGAAAATCCGCCCGATTCCGCGCCGCCCGATTATCTCGATTATGAAATGTGGACAGGACCTGCGCCGATGCGACCTTACAATCGGTTGGTTCATCCGCGTGGCTGGCGCGTGTTTAACGAATACTGCAACGGCATTCTCGGCGATATGTGCATACACATGCTGGATACGGTGCGCTGGATGATGGGACTCGGCTGGCCGAAACGGATTTCTTCGAGCGGCGGCATACTGGTTGATAAAAGCAGCAAAGCCAATATTCCCGACACCCAAACCGCTACCTTTGAATTCGATGACCTGCGAGTCATCTGGCAACATCGCAGTTGGGGACACCCGAACGATCCGAAATACCCCTGGGGCGCGACCCTTTATGGTGACAAAGGGACGCTCAAGGCAAGCGTTTACGGTTATGATTTTATTCCCATCGGACAAGGTCAGCCGATTCACCGCGATGTGGCTTATGAATTGGAACAATACCCTGAGGACAAAACCGAAAAGGATTTGGAACAGCACGTCGCTCCGGCGATTCGCGGACATATGAAGGATTTTTTACGGGCTATCGAAAAGCGCAGCAAGCCGGTGGCGAGCATCGAAGAAGGGCATATTTCAACGGCGAGTTGTATTCTCGCCAATATCTCCTTTGATCTTGGGCGGACGTTGAATTGGGACGCGCAGAAACAGCGCGTCATCGGCGATGAAGAGGCGAATAAACGCCTGGCGCGAAAGTACCGCGCCCCCTGGATTCACCCTGAGCCGATGAAATACAAAGCCTGA
- a CDS encoding cytochrome c peroxidase: MKNQNRQLILTAVIGAILWAIVNGLPVAALHQQESATSTALPPKAPAPADNPTTKERIELGKQLFFDARLSGDNTMSCASCHLPEKAFTDGLTKAKGAGGKSLTRNTPGLTNVGFYTRYLWDGRAGSLEEQALMPIQSADEMNQKLAELEKELNAIPQYVAQFRAAFGTAATSDSIAKALAAFQRALISRNAPFDRFIAGDQNAISDEAKLGWELFRGDAGCIRCHSGPMFTDNNFYRLGTTFIDKGRGAITGEKAKFYAFRAPGLRDVARTAPYLHDGSLETLSQVVEFYYRGVPRGSTDGLPLDVAPLLGQSYSEISAIVAFLESLNGELPNISRPVLP; this comes from the coding sequence ATGAAAAATCAAAACCGTCAACTGATTTTGACTGCCGTCATCGGCGCAATCCTTTGGGCAATCGTCAACGGTCTGCCGGTCGCCGCGCTTCATCAACAAGAGAGCGCAACCTCAACGGCATTGCCGCCAAAGGCTCCCGCGCCTGCCGATAATCCGACCACTAAAGAACGGATTGAACTGGGCAAACAGCTTTTCTTTGACGCGAGACTCTCCGGCGATAACACCATGAGTTGCGCCAGTTGTCATCTTCCCGAAAAAGCCTTTACCGATGGCTTGACGAAAGCCAAAGGCGCAGGCGGCAAATCGCTCACACGTAACACGCCCGGACTTACGAATGTCGGATTTTATACGCGCTACCTGTGGGACGGGCGGGCTGGGAGTCTCGAAGAGCAAGCCTTGATGCCGATTCAATCCGCCGATGAAATGAACCAGAAGCTTGCCGAGTTGGAAAAAGAATTGAATGCCATTCCTCAATACGTCGCGCAATTTCGCGCGGCTTTTGGAACCGCTGCAACCAGTGATTCGATTGCCAAAGCCCTCGCCGCTTTTCAACGCGCCTTAATCAGTCGCAACGCCCCCTTTGACCGTTTTATTGCGGGCGACCAAAACGCGATTTCCGATGAAGCGAAATTGGGATGGGAACTGTTTCGTGGCGATGCCGGTTGCATTCGCTGTCACAGCGGACCAATGTTTACCGATAATAATTTCTATCGACTCGGCACGACGTTTATAGATAAAGGGCGCGGCGCAATTACCGGCGAGAAGGCGAAATTTTATGCCTTTCGCGCGCCGGGTTTGCGCGATGTGGCAAGAACCGCGCCTTACCTCCACGATGGTTCGCTGGAAACGCTGTCGCAGGTTGTCGAGTTTTATTATCGCGGCGTTCCCAGAGGTTCAACGGACGGACTGCCGCTTGATGTTGCCCCGCTGCTCGGACAGAGCTATTCGGAGATTTCCGCAATCGTCGCCTTTTTAGAATCGCTCAATGGCGAACTGCCGAATATCTCACGCCCGGTTTTACCGTGA